The DNA sequence acttaccTAGGACTGGCATATCATCTAGTTCATGACGATTGAGAAATATATATTTGCCATCGTTGTTGACTTTCTGGGAAGCCTTTTCTAAAACCCGGTGGACCTCTTCCGTGGATGCTTTCATTGCATGCGGGCACCTagtcaaaaaaaggaaaacatattaTTCATGCATACAGATTTGGAGAAGAAGTTTCTACAGTCTGTCGactgtgtttttctttcttatttattgttttctatcttgtttttttttagcacaagtaGACTATATCTACATAAGAAGAAAGGCTGGTGGATGTTAACTTACGTGAGAAGATAGAAGACACTCCAGAATGTTGCAGGTAATGTGTTTGCTTGTGAAGCCCACAGGAGAGCTAGGTGTGTCTTTGCTTTTTCCATGTCATTTAGGCTAGTCATATTGTCATTCAGCAACATGCGCAGACTGATAAGTTCAGAGATGTTGTTTCGCTTCCTCAGGTTCTCATGCAGAAGGTCCTTGGCAAGGTTTTCTCGGGCACTGTAAGCTGATTGGAATACATGGATTGGTAAACCCGCTACAAGAGCAGGAAAAATCTTGTCAAATTCCTTGAAATTCTCTATAGCGTTGAGGATAAGAGCTCTTTGTGCTTCTTGTCTGGCAAGATTCTTATCTTCTGGGAAGTTAAACTCTTTGCCAAAAAGCGTTAGGTACCCAGCCTCAAACATCACACGGTAACAGAAGGCATAGAGACCCTCAGTCATCCAGTCTTTACTGTTTACTTTGTaagaactgttttgcaacatgGTAAATTGAAGATTCTCCATCATGCTTGAAATGAGAGGGTCCAGGGCATCACCCTGAAGGGTTTTCAGAAACGAGTCATGCACATTTTGGGTTAGTTCGCTATCGGAGGAGTCCAAAGTGCTATGCCCAAATGCCTGAGACATAATAGAGATTAAAAGCACAGTTATTTATGTAGCAtggtaaatatatactgtatataaaacatgattatattttcatgttatctagcaaaaataaaaagtctttacCTTGGCAGAGGTTGCAAAGTGGAACTTTTGCCAATCAAAGTGCCGGCCATGCCTCATTACTGAACTGAAGGAAAATGGATCAGTCACAAAGTGAACAAATTGCCCAGCTATTTTGCAGGTGAAGACATTTCCAAACTTATTTTGCCTCACTCGGAGAAACTCCAGGGGATTAGCACCAAACTGCAGGGCGCATCCAAGGTAAGGAATGAGTCCATTTTCTAGAGGAGGCTCCCCTGGTTTCCTAAAAGAACAGTAAACAAATTTGTTGAAATAGTTACAGAAATATTAATCTAGACCTCAGTTTGTTGCAGAGACATTTTAAATTATGTTGTGTTTGTCTTTCTTTAGGGCTTGTAAACTCAAGGGTATTTAatcatagatgatagatagatagatagatagatagatagatagatagatagatagatagatagatgatagatagatagatagatagatagatagatagatagatagatagatagatagatagatagatagatagatagatagatagatagattagatagacagacagacagacagacagacagacagacagacagacagacagacagacagacagacagacagacagacagatagatagatagatagatagatagatagatagatgatagatagatagatagatgatagatagatagaaacattGATTATAAAGGAATGTGGTAAACATTGAAGAAAGATAGAAGATATTGTACATAGATAGgcagatgatagctagatagatatatgatagataaaaagataaatagagaTGTAAATAATTGAGATGCTGTTTCTCACCTTCTTCGGATTCCAACAATAAGCCAGAAAAAGCAGCACAAGGCTACTACCAATCCCCATATAAATGATACTGTCAGCATATTGAATGGTCTAATCTGATGATCAGAGAGTTGAGACAGAGCACTCTTTTAGCTAAAGGCCAAGAGCAATGCTAGAGGATGGCAAAATGAGCCATACTTATATACCCACATGGACCAATTGGGCTGTATAACAAATGAACTCCAGTAACCATCATAAGCTATTGATTAACCTGTCAACCAATGGGCAAGTCTTTGTGGGCCTCAAGCCTTACAgctgtgtgttaaaaaaaaaaaaaaaagatctttaaaaaaaaaaaaaaaaagttagctcGACCATTGCAGCAATGGCCTTGATCAGAGTTCACagttatgcagtgaaattccaatGTAAGCAAAAGTTTGTAATAGTTGATAATGTGAAGGTCTCTAAGGTGTGTTCAGCCCTCTCATGCAGTTTCACTAGCTGATGATTAGAGATGAAAGTCAGGGTTACTAGAGAGCAAATTGCTCTTCTCAAGACCACCAGCCTACAGTATACTCATACCCACAATATATTTGCAGCAAAATGTCTTTGTGTGAAATACATATAGTTTTATACCTTTTGtgc is a window from the Xenopus laevis strain J_2021 chromosome 6L, Xenopus_laevis_v10.1, whole genome shotgun sequence genome containing:
- the cyp7a1.L gene encoding cytochrome P450 7A1, yielding MLTVSFIWGLVVALCCFFWLIVGIRRRKPGEPPLENGLIPYLGCALQFGANPLEFLRVRQNKFGNVFTCKIAGQFVHFVTDPFSFSSVMRHGRHFDWQKFHFATSAKAFGHSTLDSSDSELTQNVHDSFLKTLQGDALDPLISSMMENLQFTMLQNSSYKVNSKDWMTEGLYAFCYRVMFEAGYLTLFGKEFNFPEDKNLARQEAQRALILNAIENFKEFDKIFPALVAGLPIHVFQSAYSARENLAKDLLHENLRKRNNISELISLRMLLNDNMTSLNDMEKAKTHLALLWASQANTLPATFWSVFYLLTCPHAMKASTEEVHRVLEKASQKVNNDGKYIFLNRHELDDMPVLDSVIKEAMRLSSASLNIRVAKENFVLHMDDNQAFHIRKDDIVALYPQMVHLSPDIYEDPNTFKYDRYLGEDGKEKTNFFLNGRKLKYYYMPFGSGKTKCPGRQFAVHEIKQMLTLIICYFDMELVEKNVRSPPLDQSRAGLGILQPTHDVDFRYKLKAH